The following proteins are encoded in a genomic region of Glycine soja cultivar W05 chromosome 17, ASM419377v2, whole genome shotgun sequence:
- the LOC114393686 gene encoding ubiquitin carboxyl-terminal hydrolase 18-like isoform X2 codes for MLVAVGASWDLNWFLQLLLSVIVVAVGVHYFVKATASKYFLVDANFEGDHHALAAADPMPGALAAAADPLCAVCATPAPKKCSRCKAVRYCSQACQQSHWMSGHKTVCKNFHGTNARSSAQNGVINRGFKTSAAGGKGSSSIALIPDCGDGAISRPIKQAKDVLFPYDEFVKFFNWDKPGFPPCGLLNCGNSCFANVVLQCLSFTKPLVAYLLEKGHRRECSCNDWCFLCEFENHVERTRLSSQAFSPMNILSRLPNIGGTLGYGKQEDAHEFMRFSIDTMQSVCLDEFGGEKAVPPNLQETTLIQHIFGGRLQSEVICTKCDKISNQYENMMDLTVEIHGDAASLEECLDQFTAKERLDGENMYKCEGCKDYVKAWKRLTVKCAPNILTIALKRFQSGRFGKLNKRIAFPETLNLSPYMSEAGDGSDIYKLYGVVVHIDMLNASFFGHYICYIKDFQGNWYRIDDWKVMTVEVEEVLSQGAYMLLYSRCSARTSSFQIQTSESSGIAEVQTEVEVEMEVEPGQTEQDECLSNMKALTCSRGSEVLPSDASPELKVSSSYDCESSAGLNSQAKREQFEDVNMMDVDSTGIANELSCGAVESSYVPISQTDSDLGDVDMGRSLEETSGCKQEQDDTDMVRSGSCSGLPNGSSFFDKHPSVSRDHQNMEEHSEHIDVVNCKLITAKDNAYYGNGYVSANDSSMPVEDAGTQFSGISSFPTENDKGNGIKKVEISADI; via the exons ATGCTTGTTGCGGTTGGAGCGTCGTGGGATCTGAATTGGTTCCTGCAACTGTTGCTCTCCGTCATCGTCGTGGCCGTTGGGGTTCACTATTTCGTCAAGGCCACCGCTTCCAAGTACTTCTTAGTCGACGCCAATTTCGAAGGGGACCACCACGCCCTCGCCGCCGCCGACCCAATGCCCGGCGCTCTCGCCGCCGCCGCTGATCCTCTCTGCGCCGTCTGTGCCACGCCCGCCCCTAAGAAATGCTCGCGCTGCAAAGCTGTCAGATATTG TTCACAAGCATGTCAGCAGTCGCATTGGATGTCTGGGCATAAGACAGTGTGCAAGAATTTTCATGGGACCAATGCAAGAAGCTCGGCTCAGAATGGGGTAATTAATCGTGGGTTTAAGACTTCTGCTGCTGGGGGTAAAGGCTCGTCGTCAATTGCACTGATACCTGACTGTGGAGATGGAGCAATTTCCAGGCCAATCAAGCAGGCTAAAgat GTTCTTTTTCCTTACGATGAATTTGTCAAGTTTTTCAACTGGGACAAGCCAGGATTTCCTCCTTGTGGACTATTGAATTGTGGAAACAG TTGCTTTGCAAATGTGGTTCTTCAGTGCCTCTCATTCACAAAGCCACTTGTTGCCTACTTGTTGGAGAAGGGCCACCGCAGAGAAT GCAGTTGTAATGATTGGTGCTTTCTATgtgaatttgaaaatcatgTTGAAAGAACAAGGCTAAGTTCACAGGCGTTTTCTCCTATGAATATTCTCTCTCGTTTGCCTAATATTGGTGGTACACTGGGCTATGGAAAACAAGAGGATGCTCACGAGTTCATGAG GTTTTCCATTGATACGATGCAATCTGTTTGCCTTGATGAATTTGGTGGAGAAAAAGCTGTCCCTCCTAACCTTCAGGAGACCACCCTTATTCAACACATTTTTGGTGGTCGTCTTCAATCTGAG GTGATTTGCACAAAATGTGATAAGATTTCAAATCAGTATGAAAATATGATGGACTTGACAGTTGAAATTCATGGAGATGCTGCCTCCTTGGAGGAATGTCTAGACCAGTTTACTGCCAAGGAGCGGCTTGATGGGGAAAATATGTATAAATGTGAGGG GTGCAAGGATTATGTCAAAGCATGGAAACGCCTTACGGTGAAATGCGCTCCAAATATTCTTACAATTGCCTTGAAAAGATTTCAG AGTGGGAGGTTTGGAAAACTTAACAAGAGAATAGCCTTCCCTGAAACTTTAAATCTTAGCCCTTATATGAGTGAAGCTGGAGATGGATCTGATATTTATAAGCTATATGGTGTTGTAGTACATATTGATATGCTAAATGCTTCATTTTTTGGTCATTACATCTGTTACATCAAGGATTTCCAGGGAAACTGGTATAGGATTGATGACTGGAAG GTTATGACTGTGGAGGTGGAAGAGGTACTTTCTCAGGGAGCATACATGCTCTTGTATAGCAG GTGTAGTGCCCGGACATCAAGCTTTCAAATTCAAACTAGCGAATCTTCAGGGATAGCAGAAGTTCAGACAGAAGTGGAAGTGGAAATGGAAGTGGAGCCCGGACAAACTGAACAAGATGAATGCCTCTCAAATATGAAGGCTTTGACTTGTAGTAGAGGTTCTGAGGTTTTGCCATCTGATGCTAGTCCAGAATTGAAGGTTTCTTCCAGCTATGACTGCGAGTCTTCTGCTGGATTGAACTCACAAGCCAAAAGAGAACAGTTTGAGGATGTGAACATGATGGATGTTGATTCAACTGGTATTGCAAATGAGCTTTCTTGTGGTGCTGTTGAATCATCTTATGTGCCTATTTCTCAAACAGACAGTGATTTGGGGGATGTGGATATGGGCAGATCATTAGAAGAGACTTCAGGCTGCAAGCAAGAGCAAGATGATACTGATATGGTTAGGTCTGGTTCTTGTTCGGGTCTACCAAATGGCTCTTCCTTCTTTGATAAGCACCCTTCCGTTTCACGGGATCATCAAAACATGGAAGAACATTCAGAACATATAGATGTGGTTAACTGCAAGTTGATTACAGCTAAAGATAATGCATACTATGGTAATGGATATGTCAGTGCAAACGATTCTTCAATGCCAGTTGAAGACGCAGGCACACAATTTTCTGGCATCAGTTCTTTTCCCACtgaaaatgacaaaggaaaTGGAATTAAGAAAGTGGAAATATCAGCTGACATTTAG
- the LOC114393686 gene encoding ubiquitin carboxyl-terminal hydrolase 18-like isoform X1, giving the protein MLVAVGASWDLNWFLQLLLSVIVVAVGVHYFVKATASKYFLVDANFEGDHHALAAADPMPGALAAAADPLCAVCATPAPKKCSRCKAVRYCSQACQQSHWMSGHKTVCKNFHGTNARSSAQNGVINRGFKTSAAGGKGSSSIALIPDCGDGAISRPIKQAKDVLFPYDEFVKFFNWDKPGFPPCGLLNCGNSCFANVVLQCLSFTKPLVAYLLEKGHRRECSCNDWCFLCEFENHVERTRLSSQAFSPMNILSRLPNIGGTLGYGKQEDAHEFMRFSIDTMQSVCLDEFGGEKAVPPNLQETTLIQHIFGGRLQSEVICTKCDKISNQYENMMDLTVEIHGDAASLEECLDQFTAKERLDGENMYKCEGCKDYVKAWKRLTVKCAPNILTIALKRFQVLSGRFGKLNKRIAFPETLNLSPYMSEAGDGSDIYKLYGVVVHIDMLNASFFGHYICYIKDFQGNWYRIDDWKVMTVEVEEVLSQGAYMLLYSRCSARTSSFQIQTSESSGIAEVQTEVEVEMEVEPGQTEQDECLSNMKALTCSRGSEVLPSDASPELKVSSSYDCESSAGLNSQAKREQFEDVNMMDVDSTGIANELSCGAVESSYVPISQTDSDLGDVDMGRSLEETSGCKQEQDDTDMVRSGSCSGLPNGSSFFDKHPSVSRDHQNMEEHSEHIDVVNCKLITAKDNAYYGNGYVSANDSSMPVEDAGTQFSGISSFPTENDKGNGIKKVEISADI; this is encoded by the exons ATGCTTGTTGCGGTTGGAGCGTCGTGGGATCTGAATTGGTTCCTGCAACTGTTGCTCTCCGTCATCGTCGTGGCCGTTGGGGTTCACTATTTCGTCAAGGCCACCGCTTCCAAGTACTTCTTAGTCGACGCCAATTTCGAAGGGGACCACCACGCCCTCGCCGCCGCCGACCCAATGCCCGGCGCTCTCGCCGCCGCCGCTGATCCTCTCTGCGCCGTCTGTGCCACGCCCGCCCCTAAGAAATGCTCGCGCTGCAAAGCTGTCAGATATTG TTCACAAGCATGTCAGCAGTCGCATTGGATGTCTGGGCATAAGACAGTGTGCAAGAATTTTCATGGGACCAATGCAAGAAGCTCGGCTCAGAATGGGGTAATTAATCGTGGGTTTAAGACTTCTGCTGCTGGGGGTAAAGGCTCGTCGTCAATTGCACTGATACCTGACTGTGGAGATGGAGCAATTTCCAGGCCAATCAAGCAGGCTAAAgat GTTCTTTTTCCTTACGATGAATTTGTCAAGTTTTTCAACTGGGACAAGCCAGGATTTCCTCCTTGTGGACTATTGAATTGTGGAAACAG TTGCTTTGCAAATGTGGTTCTTCAGTGCCTCTCATTCACAAAGCCACTTGTTGCCTACTTGTTGGAGAAGGGCCACCGCAGAGAAT GCAGTTGTAATGATTGGTGCTTTCTATgtgaatttgaaaatcatgTTGAAAGAACAAGGCTAAGTTCACAGGCGTTTTCTCCTATGAATATTCTCTCTCGTTTGCCTAATATTGGTGGTACACTGGGCTATGGAAAACAAGAGGATGCTCACGAGTTCATGAG GTTTTCCATTGATACGATGCAATCTGTTTGCCTTGATGAATTTGGTGGAGAAAAAGCTGTCCCTCCTAACCTTCAGGAGACCACCCTTATTCAACACATTTTTGGTGGTCGTCTTCAATCTGAG GTGATTTGCACAAAATGTGATAAGATTTCAAATCAGTATGAAAATATGATGGACTTGACAGTTGAAATTCATGGAGATGCTGCCTCCTTGGAGGAATGTCTAGACCAGTTTACTGCCAAGGAGCGGCTTGATGGGGAAAATATGTATAAATGTGAGGG GTGCAAGGATTATGTCAAAGCATGGAAACGCCTTACGGTGAAATGCGCTCCAAATATTCTTACAATTGCCTTGAAAAGATTTCAGGTCTTG AGTGGGAGGTTTGGAAAACTTAACAAGAGAATAGCCTTCCCTGAAACTTTAAATCTTAGCCCTTATATGAGTGAAGCTGGAGATGGATCTGATATTTATAAGCTATATGGTGTTGTAGTACATATTGATATGCTAAATGCTTCATTTTTTGGTCATTACATCTGTTACATCAAGGATTTCCAGGGAAACTGGTATAGGATTGATGACTGGAAG GTTATGACTGTGGAGGTGGAAGAGGTACTTTCTCAGGGAGCATACATGCTCTTGTATAGCAG GTGTAGTGCCCGGACATCAAGCTTTCAAATTCAAACTAGCGAATCTTCAGGGATAGCAGAAGTTCAGACAGAAGTGGAAGTGGAAATGGAAGTGGAGCCCGGACAAACTGAACAAGATGAATGCCTCTCAAATATGAAGGCTTTGACTTGTAGTAGAGGTTCTGAGGTTTTGCCATCTGATGCTAGTCCAGAATTGAAGGTTTCTTCCAGCTATGACTGCGAGTCTTCTGCTGGATTGAACTCACAAGCCAAAAGAGAACAGTTTGAGGATGTGAACATGATGGATGTTGATTCAACTGGTATTGCAAATGAGCTTTCTTGTGGTGCTGTTGAATCATCTTATGTGCCTATTTCTCAAACAGACAGTGATTTGGGGGATGTGGATATGGGCAGATCATTAGAAGAGACTTCAGGCTGCAAGCAAGAGCAAGATGATACTGATATGGTTAGGTCTGGTTCTTGTTCGGGTCTACCAAATGGCTCTTCCTTCTTTGATAAGCACCCTTCCGTTTCACGGGATCATCAAAACATGGAAGAACATTCAGAACATATAGATGTGGTTAACTGCAAGTTGATTACAGCTAAAGATAATGCATACTATGGTAATGGATATGTCAGTGCAAACGATTCTTCAATGCCAGTTGAAGACGCAGGCACACAATTTTCTGGCATCAGTTCTTTTCCCACtgaaaatgacaaaggaaaTGGAATTAAGAAAGTGGAAATATCAGCTGACATTTAG